From one Magnolia sinica isolate HGM2019 chromosome 18, MsV1, whole genome shotgun sequence genomic stretch:
- the LOC131233572 gene encoding uncharacterized protein LOC131233572, with the protein MVKENEFSGHRQQGSVPFLWEEKPGTPKKEWKSETTPANFIPSPAKLFVSVPFKWEEKPGKPLLQYPQTQLDSPLLPPPTPGPVFFPPPTHGKVGAMSQKRSNPFLSSDEDSNGGADGDDEDDEDEDEDDDDGLLELDLETFTFKGSNPSSAPALLANRLMTTTIISSAVPVHISSAHGSFSSRQSLAEGDHDQHGNWAFSASNVASNSSEYNSAGASVLEFLFPLFPPDLGFLNKVSRHEKDAAVALPELSVKDNIHCGNYSVVERKTRTLGELIQMSRRISCAKKKAVNIRRRHPSMWQEFMRTRAFACCIFGTSANKAASGLHKWWIA; encoded by the exons ATGGTGAAGGAAAATGAGTTCTCGGGTCACCGGCAACAGGGTTCGGTTCCTTTTCTTTGGGAAGAAAAGCCCGGGACTCCCAAGAAAGAATGGAAATCCGAGACCACTCCAGCAAACTTCATACCATCTCCAGCAAAGCTCTTTGTGTCAGTTCCCTTCAAATGGGAAGAAAAACCCGGAAAGCCGCTGCTTCAGTACCCACAAACACAACTAGATTCGCCTCTTCTGCCCCCTCCTACACCCGGGCCGGTCTTTTTTCCTCCTCCAACTCATGGTAAAGTGGGCGCCATGTCTCAAAAGAGAAGTAACCCTTTCTTATCCAGTGATGAGGATAGCAATGGTGGTGCTGATGGTGATGATGAAgacgatgaagatgaagatgaagacgACGATGATGGCCTGTTAGAACTGGACCTTGAAACTTTCACTTTTAAAGGAAGCAATCCTAGCTCTGCTCCTGCGCTTCTTGCAAATCGTCTCATGACAACAACAATTATTTCTAGTGCTGTCCCAGTGCATATATCTTCTGCACACGGAAGTTTCAGTTCTAGACAAAGTTTGGCAGAGGGAGACCATGACCAACATGGAAACTGGGCCTTTTCAGCTTCAAATGTGGCCAGTAATTCATCAGAATATAACAGTGCAGGGGCTTCTGTTCTGGAGTTCCTTTTCCCATTGTTTCCTCCTGATTTGGGTTTCCTCAACAAGGTTTCCCGCCATGAGAAGGATGCCGCTGTTGCTTTGCCAGAATTATCAGTGAAAGATAACATTCACTGTGGCAATTACAGCGTAGTGGAGAGGAAAACGCGCACTCTTGGAGAATTGATTCAGATGAGTCGTAGAATAAGTTGTGCAAAGAAGAAGGCCGTTAACATCAGGAGGCGACATCCCTCAATG TGGCAGGAATTCATGAGGACAAGGGCATTTGCCTGCTGCATCTTCGGCACCAGCGCCAACAAGGCTGCCTCTGGATTGCACAAGTGGTGGATTGCATAG